CACAATCACCGCCTCGCCAGGCGATTCCCCGGCATCCGCATCGCCGTGCCGCCATCGTTCGTTCTCGCCACCGGAATCTTCGACCGCTTCCTCGCTGAGAACCAACTCCACGACTTCGCCATCCAGTGCGACAACGACGACGAGATCGCCGAGCGGTTCCTCGACGCGCAATTCCCGTCCGACATTCGCGACAACCTGCTCGCTTTCCTCAACACCGTTCACTATCCGATCGCAGTCCGCTCCTCGAGCCTCCTCGAAGACTCGCAATACCAGCCCTTCACCGGCGTCTACGAAACCTACATGCTGGCCAACCAGCATCCCGACCTCTCGGTCCGCCTCGATGAACTCCTTGAAGCCATCAAGCGCGTCTACTCTTCCACGTTTTCGCAGCACGCAAAGCGATACGTCCGCGCAACTCCCTATCGTCTCGAAGAAGAGAAGATGGCGGTCATCATTCAGCAGGTCGTCGGCAGCGCCCATGGGCAGCGCTTCTACCCCGACTTCTCCGGCGTTGTCCGCACCCGCAACTTCTATCCTGTCCCGCCCATCACCGTGGAAGACGGCATCGCCACGGTCGCGCTCGGTCTCGGCCGCACCGTCGTCGATGGCGGCAAGTGCCTCAGTTTCTGCCCGCGCTACCCGCAACACCTCATCCAGTTCTCATCCGTCGAAGACATCCTCAACAACTCGCAGAACGAATTCTGGGCCCTCGAACTCAACCATCATTCCGATCTTCGTGGCGTCGGCGCCTCGCCGACGGTGCAGGCGGGCGTCTCGCACGCCGCGATGCATACTCCCGAGACCTCGTCGGCTCTGCTCCGAGAAAGTAGCCCCGCACGTGAGTGCGGGGAAGACGCCGCCCCTTTCTCCACGAGTCGCGCGAATGCGCGACGACAGATGGCGGCGCACCAGGAAGCCGTCGACCACACGCCTCACCTTCACGAAGTCTCTTTCCCGATCTCCGCCGCCGAATCCGACGGCACGCTCCACAACGTCGCTTCCACCTACTCGGCCGACAACCATGCCGTTTACGACGGCATGAGCCGTCCCGGCGCGCGCATCGTCTCCTTCGCGCCCATCCTCAAGTACGGAGTCTTCCCTCTTCCCGCGCTTCTTGATCAACTCATGCGGATCGCTGAAGAAGCCTTGCGACGTCCCGTGGAAGTCGAGTTTGCCGTACGAATGCCGCGCTACGCAGGCGATCCCGCCGATTTCGGATTCCTGCAAATGCGTCCGCTCGTGCTCTCTCGTGAAGGCGAAGAATTAAGGATGGAGGAAGTCGATCGTTCGCACCTCGTCTGCCAAAGCTCCAAGGTGCTCGGACACGGACGCATCGCCGACCTCCGCGACGCCATCGTCGTCGACCTGCATCGCTTCGAGCGCGCGCGCAGCCAGGAGGTCGCTGAAAGCGTCGCGCAACTCAACGCCAGGCTCACCGACTCAGGCACGCCCTACCTGCTCATCGGCGTCGGCCGCTGGGGCTCGAACGATCCCTGGCTCGGAATTCCGGTCGAGTGGGACCAGATCTCCGGCGCCCGCGTCATCGTCGAAGCCGGCTTCCGCGACTTCCGCGTCACCCCCTCGCAAGGCAGCCACTTCTTCCAGAACCTCACCGCCTTCCAGGTCGGCTACTTCACCGTCAATCCGGACGCCGGCGAAGGTTTCGTCGACTGGGACTGGCTCGCCTCAAGCGTCGCCGTGGAAGAAGACAGCTGCGTCCGCCATCTGCACTTCGATCATCCGCTCGTCGTGGTAATGAATGGGAAGACCAGCCAGGGAATGATCTTTAAGCCTGATGCCTGAGATCTCCGCCGGCATCACACGCCCCCGTGTTCGGACTCACTGCACCCGTCTCATAAGCTTGCTTTTATTTCAGTCCGCAGGTTCGCATCGGGAGGTCCCCTCGTGCGTAAGAATTCTCTGCTTCTGCTTCTCATCGCTTTCTCTGTCTTTGCCGCTGCTTCCGACCAGTCCCAGAACACGATCAAACAGAAATATCGCAACCTCGAAGTAGGTGCTTTCACAATCGAGAAGGGCGTAGACCTGCCCGCGGACTACTTTACGGCGCTCCCGCAGGAGATCGTCTCGCAGTTCCAGGAATCGAAGCTTTTCGACCGCGTATCCACCGCTCCCACCAATATCGGTCAAACAACCGATCCCTCACTTCCAGCCTCGCCCGTACTGCGCATGACGGGTGTCATCACTGCTTTTCATGCAGGCAGCCGCAAAGGACGCTACTTCGGCGGAGCCTTCAATCCCGGCGCACAGACCCAGATTTACGCTTACGTGCAATATGTCGACGCTGCAACCAACGCCCTCATCGTGGAGAACGAGGTCGTCGGTACACTCAGCAGCGGCTTTGGCGGAGGCAATTCGAAAAACGTCGTCCGCGAATTCGCTGAGTCGCTCGTGGACACAACCAAGTTCATCGTCTTGAAGCCACCGCTCTCAGCCGCCGACGAACCGCCCAGGGTCCCCGACGATGCAGCACGCGAAACCGTCGAACTCTCCGACTCCACGTTTGATGCCACCCTGTCCAGGGTGAACGACCTCGCCTCCAAAGGCTATCGCCTCCTCAGCTTCAAGACCACCAGCTACAAGACCGCCAATCTCGTAATGGCGAAAGCCGCCGACACCGCCCAGTACCAGTACGCCTTCTTCAAGGCCATCATGCCCGGCAATATAGAAAAGGAACTTAACGGGAAGTCGCTTGAGGGCTACCGTTACCGGCCACACACAATGATCCTCCTCAAGGATCGTACATTCGTAATCGCGGAGCACGATGCCTCCGCCTCACCCGCGCACTACGAATACCGCCTGCACGCAACTATGCGCGTCGGCAGTGCCGAAAAGGACATC
This region of Terriglobia bacterium genomic DNA includes:
- a CDS encoding PEP/pyruvate-binding domain-containing protein, with the protein product MLIANTAEQLFERFENLMPFRVQDILLVSSLYDSFILREDGRLNELMIGESLELNLQHIPGITHVSSGAEALELAKRQPRFNLIVTNLELGDMDAAQLAREVKATGLDVPVVVLAYDYREIKNFRARNPVTDIDRIFLWQGNIRILISIVKYVEDKRNVLHDTQVMGVPVMLVVEDNIRYYSSFLPVIYTELITQSRRLISEGLNVAHKLVRLRARPKILLCSNYEEAESLVMQYREYLFGVISDVEFPRNGQLSPESGFSLADKVRSIVPDAPIVLQSSRTAFQPRALEEGCSFLRKRSPTLLNDLRRFLIEQLGFGDFVFRMPDGREVARARDLNELEKLLHEVPDESIAYHSARNHFSHWLRARTEFTVAQKLRPRKVSDFPSIEALRRDLIDSITEYRHEQSQVLVGDFNAASFTPTDAFFLRIGSGSLGGKARGLAFVRHLLHNHRLARRFPGIRIAVPPSFVLATGIFDRFLAENQLHDFAIQCDNDDEIAERFLDAQFPSDIRDNLLAFLNTVHYPIAVRSSSLLEDSQYQPFTGVYETYMLANQHPDLSVRLDELLEAIKRVYSSTFSQHAKRYVRATPYRLEEEKMAVIIQQVVGSAHGQRFYPDFSGVVRTRNFYPVPPITVEDGIATVALGLGRTVVDGGKCLSFCPRYPQHLIQFSSVEDILNNSQNEFWALELNHHSDLRGVGASPTVQAGVSHAAMHTPETSSALLRESSPARECGEDAAPFSTSRANARRQMAAHQEAVDHTPHLHEVSFPISAAESDGTLHNVASTYSADNHAVYDGMSRPGARIVSFAPILKYGVFPLPALLDQLMRIAEEALRRPVEVEFAVRMPRYAGDPADFGFLQMRPLVLSREGEELRMEEVDRSHLVCQSSKVLGHGRIADLRDAIVVDLHRFERARSQEVAESVAQLNARLTDSGTPYLLIGVGRWGSNDPWLGIPVEWDQISGARVIVEAGFRDFRVTPSQGSHFFQNLTAFQVGYFTVNPDAGEGFVDWDWLASSVAVEEDSCVRHLHFDHPLVVVMNGKTSQGMIFKPDA